From Herbiconiux flava, one genomic window encodes:
- a CDS encoding FKBP-type peptidyl-prolyl cis-trans isomerase, producing the protein MTDSTASKPEIDFPEGPAPTTLVIDDIVEGTGKEATPGATVEVHYLGVEYETGDEFDSSWGRGETISFPLNGLIAGWQDGIPGMKEGGRRKLTIPPHLAYGPAGSGHFLAGKTLIFVIDLISVP; encoded by the coding sequence ATGACTGATTCCACTGCTTCGAAGCCCGAGATCGACTTCCCCGAGGGCCCCGCGCCCACCACGCTCGTGATCGACGACATCGTCGAGGGCACCGGCAAGGAGGCGACCCCGGGCGCCACCGTCGAGGTGCACTACCTCGGCGTCGAGTACGAGACGGGTGACGAGTTCGACTCCTCCTGGGGCCGTGGCGAGACGATCAGCTTCCCGCTGAACGGCCTCATCGCGGGCTGGCAGGACGGCATCCCCGGCATGAAGGAGGGCGGCCGTCGCAAGCTGACCATCCCGCCGCACCTGGCCTACGGTCCGGCCGGCTCGGGTCACTTCCTCGCGGGCAAGACCCTGATCTTCGTGATCGACCTGATCTCGGTTCCGTAA